The genomic stretch GACGCCGCACTGAATGGCCTTCAGCAGCAGTACGAGGCTCGCGAGAAAGACGAGGAGGTTCTGGCGAAGGCCATCGCTCCCTTCGGGAATTACCAACCAGCGCTGCGTTCGCGGTTAGAGGCGTGGGTGGAGAGCTATCCACAGTCCTACGCCGCTCACCTGGCCATGGGGATGCACCTGGCCGGTAAGGCATGGTGGTTCCGGACGTACAGGCTCGCGAAGGATGTTCCGCAGAAGAATTGGCCGCTGGTAGCCCAGGCCTGTGAGGCCGCGAGTGCTCATCTGCACGATGCGATGCGGTGTGCCAGGGAACCCTCTCTTGCAGCGGCGCTGCGGCTGAACCTCAACACGATCTTTTCTGGAGATACCTGGGACGGCTACCTGGAGTCCGTCGAACGCTGTCCGACCAGCCTCCGCCTTCGGCAGGCACAGATTGACGCGCTCAGACCGGAGTGGGGCGGAAGTCTTGAGGCGCTACATGCTTTTCTGAAACGTCCCGAACACGAACAGCTCAGCGTGACCCAGCGTGAGCGTCTGCTGGCGACCGTGCTGACGTGTGAGGCCCACTATCTCGAACATTTCGAACACGCCGCCGCCGGCGCGCGGCAAAAATACGAGGAATCGCTGGCGGTGCAGGAAACGGTTCGTGGACTCACCGGACTGGCCTCCACCCTCGGTGATGGGAAGACGGCCGAAGCGGAGCAGGCGCTGCTGCGCGCCCAGGTACTTGCCCCCTACGACCAAGATATTCGTGCACGGCTGGCCCTGTCTGCCCTGTCGTCGCTGCGCTTCCGGCGTGCCCTCCGTCTGCTTCACCAGGGGAGAGCGGCGGGAAGTCCTCTGGCCAACGACGCCTTGAACTCCATGCCGGTCTGGCTGAAGGCCCTTCTATATTTCCTGGCGATCTTCCGCTGATTGTGGTGGCACCCGTTATGCACAACCCTCACCCGCGCCCGCCCACTTCGGTTAAGCTGAGGCACGGTGCTGTGCGCCGTGTTTTTTTTTGCCCTGTGGCGAGGAAGAGCAAGTCTGCGCGCGCGGCCGGAGGGCTGAAATGCCTGGAATTGCAATTGTTGGTGCTCAGTGGGGCGACGAGGGCAAGGGAAAGATCACGGATTTCCTTGCGCCGGAAGCAGAGTTCATCGTGCGTTACCAGGGCGGCGCGAACGCCGGGCACACGGTGACCGCCCGGGGGCAGACCTTCAAGCTGAACCTGCTGCCCAGCGGCGTGCTGCACGAGGGCACCGTGTCGATCCTGGGGGACGGCATGGTGATCGACGCGGACAAGTTCCTGGAGGAACGCCGCAACCTGATGGCGGCGGGCCTGAACCCGGAACTGCGGATCAGCGACCGGGCACATCTGGTGCTGCCGCACCACAAGTACGTCGATGGCCGCAAGGACTTCGTGGGCACCACCGGGCGCGGCATCGGCCCGGCCTACGCCGACCGGGCGCGGCGCGTGGGCATCCGCTTCGGGGATCTCGCGGACGACGCGGTGCTGTCCGAACGCCTGGAACGTCTGCTGGAGGCCAAGCCCAACAGCACCCGCGAGGCCGGCTGGGCGAGCGTGCAGGACGGACTGGACGGGCTGGCCCCGGTGCGTGAGCAGCTGCTGCCCTTCGTGCAGGACACCGGCTCACAGCTGCGCGAGGCGATCAAGGGCGGCCGCAACGTGCTGTTCGAGGGAGCCCAGGCCACCCTGCTCGACCTGAACTACGGTACCTACCCCTTCGTGACCAGCTCGCACCCCACAGTGGGCGGCATCCTGGTCGGTGCGGGCGTGAACCACAAGGCGATCCACAAGGTCTATGGGGTCGCCAAGGCCTTCAACACCCGTGTGGGTCATGGCCCCTTCGTGACCGAGGTGCTGGACGACGCGGGCATCCTGCGCCTGCGCGGCGACGGTTCGCAGCCCTGGGACGAGTACGGCACGACGACCGGCCGCCCGCGCCGGGTGGGCTGGCTCGACCTGCACCTGCTGAAGTACGCCGTGGACGTGAACGGCCTCGACGGTCTGGTGATCAACAAGATGGACGTCCTGGCGGGCCTGGACACCGTGCCCGTCTGCACCGGCTACGACGCGGACGGGCAGCCCGTGATGCGGCACATGAAGGGCTGGGCCACCACCGACGGAGCAACCAGCCGCGCCACGCTGGCTCCCGAGGCACAGGCGTATCTCGACCTCATCGAGGAGACGGTGAACTGCCCCGTGGTGATCTTCTCTGCCGGGCCCGCCCGCGAGCAGACCTACGGCGAGGTCAGCTGGCGCTGAACCCGATCGGCCGGGCTTCATGAAAGCGATTTGACAATTGCCGCGGGTGGGGGTGACCTACACTCGCGGCATTCATATTCATCCCGGCTTCATGTGACACCGGGGTGACAGGGAGGAACATCGTGACGACCGAACCCATGATCAGCGCGGCCGACGAGAAGCAGGAGGTGCCGGGCCTGCGCGACCTGACGGAGTCGTGGCTGTCGGCCATCGGCGAGGATCCCTCGCGCGAGGGTCTGCTGAAAACTCCGCACCGCGTGGCGAAGGCCTGGGGATTCCTGACCGCCGGATACACCAAGTCCCTGCAGGAGGCCGTCGGGGACGCCGTGTTCGCCGCCGACGGCAGCGAGATGGTGATCGTCAAGGACATCGAGTTCTATTCCATGTGCGAGCACCACATGCTGCCGTTCTACGGCCGGGCGCATATCGCCTACATCCCGGACGGGAAGATCCTGGGGCTGAGCAAGTTTGCCCGCATCGTCGATCTGTACTCGCGCCGCCTGCAGGTGCAGGAGCGCATCACCACGCAGATCGCGGACGCCGTGCAGGAACTGCTGTCCCCCCAGGGCGTGGCCGTACAGATGGAGGGGGTGCACCTGTGCATGGCCATGCGCGGCGTACAGAAGCAGAACTCCAGCACGACGACCTCGGCCATGCGCGGCGCCTTCAAGGACGACCCCCGCACCCGCGCCGAGTTCATGAGCGCCATCCAGG from Deinococcus sp. AB2017081 encodes the following:
- a CDS encoding DUF4034 domain-containing protein translates to MTTATTAQTPDARLSLHLLKARQYGLLDAALNGLQQQYEAREKDEEVLAKAIAPFGNYQPALRSRLEAWVESYPQSYAAHLAMGMHLAGKAWWFRTYRLAKDVPQKNWPLVAQACEAASAHLHDAMRCAREPSLAAALRLNLNTIFSGDTWDGYLESVERCPTSLRLRQAQIDALRPEWGGSLEALHAFLKRPEHEQLSVTQRERLLATVLTCEAHYLEHFEHAAAGARQKYEESLAVQETVRGLTGLASTLGDGKTAEAEQALLRAQVLAPYDQDIRARLALSALSSLRFRRALRLLHQGRAAGSPLANDALNSMPVWLKALLYFLAIFR
- a CDS encoding adenylosuccinate synthase, coding for MPGIAIVGAQWGDEGKGKITDFLAPEAEFIVRYQGGANAGHTVTARGQTFKLNLLPSGVLHEGTVSILGDGMVIDADKFLEERRNLMAAGLNPELRISDRAHLVLPHHKYVDGRKDFVGTTGRGIGPAYADRARRVGIRFGDLADDAVLSERLERLLEAKPNSTREAGWASVQDGLDGLAPVREQLLPFVQDTGSQLREAIKGGRNVLFEGAQATLLDLNYGTYPFVTSSHPTVGGILVGAGVNHKAIHKVYGVAKAFNTRVGHGPFVTEVLDDAGILRLRGDGSQPWDEYGTTTGRPRRVGWLDLHLLKYAVDVNGLDGLVINKMDVLAGLDTVPVCTGYDADGQPVMRHMKGWATTDGATSRATLAPEAQAYLDLIEETVNCPVVIFSAGPAREQTYGEVSWR
- the folE gene encoding GTP cyclohydrolase I FolE; its protein translation is MISAADEKQEVPGLRDLTESWLSAIGEDPSREGLLKTPHRVAKAWGFLTAGYTKSLQEAVGDAVFAADGSEMVIVKDIEFYSMCEHHMLPFYGRAHIAYIPDGKILGLSKFARIVDLYSRRLQVQERITTQIADAVQELLSPQGVAVQMEGVHLCMAMRGVQKQNSSTTTSAMRGAFKDDPRTRAEFMSAIQVTLRSR